The following coding sequences are from one Fusibacter sp. A1 window:
- a CDS encoding N-acetyltransferase: MIAYRKVSDFKRGTLFQLLKDAYAYDGRYEEHFSLNWRECDDFFYDNIHIGDSCCIVTVLDDEAIGFVSWDPRNMPDYVEIGHNCVATKFKGMKYGKLQLEEALSRNRQNELKKIIVTTNQALVPAQRNYESVGFKLVEKRVNNSETSFSGDYIDYEYQL; encoded by the coding sequence ATGATAGCCTATCGTAAAGTCAGCGATTTCAAAAGAGGAACACTCTTTCAACTGCTAAAGGACGCATATGCCTATGACGGAAGATATGAAGAACACTTTAGTTTGAATTGGAGAGAGTGCGACGATTTTTTTTATGACAATATTCACATAGGGGATAGCTGTTGCATAGTCACTGTTCTAGATGATGAGGCGATAGGATTTGTTTCCTGGGATCCAAGGAACATGCCTGATTATGTAGAGATCGGCCACAACTGTGTGGCTACTAAATTTAAAGGAATGAAATACGGAAAACTACAGCTTGAAGAAGCGCTTTCTAGAAATAGACAAAATGAGTTGAAGAAAATAATTGTGACTACAAACCAAGCGTTGGTTCCAGCGCAAAGAAATTACGAAAGTGTCGGGTTCAAATTGGTTGAAAAAAGGGTCAACAATTCAGAAACGAGTTTTTCAGGAGATTATATTGATTACGAGTATCAATTGTAA
- the chrA gene encoding chromate efflux transporter, with the protein MQIQSTKNKEQPKWRSFLKDIFICSLGAYGGPEAHYGVFTDQLVVKKNYLSEEELVELIALCSILPGPTSTQTIVSIGYKTGGPLLAFLTMMVWALPVLIAMTLLSFLYQFLESRNISHDTLRYIGPMAVGFIVVAAFRIGRKVVNDKLTVGLLLFGALTTYFIRDPWVFPLVLILGGTASIVTSKKKDLWNHVKLSPPWPYLIAFTFFTLVGIVLTLTWDHRIVHLFESFYRYGYLVFGGGQVVVPVMHSELVLVNQYMTNSEFLTGYGLVQGLPGPMFSFSAYAGGMAARGGSTLQQLLGSIVGGIGIFLPGLLLIYFVYPIWENLKKIKGIKVSLKGINAVAGGLISVSAVILMQKSGFTLDNLLVMLLTVGLLLSRKIQAPLIVIAVLLIGYII; encoded by the coding sequence ATGCAAATACAATCAACAAAGAATAAGGAACAACCTAAATGGCGTAGCTTCTTAAAAGACATTTTCATCTGCTCCCTAGGCGCATATGGCGGCCCAGAAGCGCATTACGGCGTTTTCACAGACCAGCTTGTCGTAAAGAAGAACTATCTTAGCGAAGAGGAACTCGTTGAGCTAATCGCCCTGTGCAGCATCCTACCAGGTCCGACCAGTACACAAACCATTGTTTCCATCGGTTACAAGACCGGCGGTCCCCTACTGGCTTTTCTCACCATGATGGTATGGGCGCTGCCAGTGCTTATAGCGATGACCCTTCTATCCTTTTTGTATCAGTTTCTTGAAAGCAGGAACATCTCTCATGATACCCTTCGATACATCGGTCCCATGGCTGTCGGTTTTATCGTGGTTGCCGCTTTCAGGATCGGACGCAAAGTCGTTAACGACAAACTTACAGTCGGGCTCTTGCTCTTTGGCGCACTAACCACCTATTTCATCCGTGACCCTTGGGTCTTTCCGCTAGTGTTGATCCTCGGAGGAACAGCAAGTATCGTCACATCAAAGAAAAAGGACTTATGGAACCATGTTAAACTGTCTCCACCTTGGCCATACCTAATTGCATTTACCTTCTTCACACTAGTTGGAATCGTCTTGACGCTCACGTGGGACCATCGAATTGTTCACTTATTTGAAAGCTTTTATCGATATGGATACCTCGTTTTCGGAGGCGGACAAGTTGTCGTACCTGTGATGCACAGTGAACTTGTGCTAGTCAACCAGTACATGACAAACAGCGAGTTTTTAACGGGTTACGGCCTAGTTCAAGGACTACCTGGACCAATGTTCAGTTTTAGCGCATATGCAGGTGGCATGGCTGCCCGTGGCGGAAGTACGCTACAGCAACTGCTCGGATCGATAGTAGGCGGAATAGGTATCTTCTTACCAGGTCTTCTTTTAATCTATTTTGTCTACCCCATATGGGAAAACCTAAAAAAAATCAAAGGGATCAAGGTTTCATTAAAAGGAATCAACGCAGTAGCAGGTGGTCTGATCTCTGTCTCTGCTGTAATCCTCATGCAAAAAAGCGGATTCACCCTAGATAATCTTCTAGTGATGCTACTGACAGTCGGTCTATTGCTTTCAAGAAAAATTCAAGCACCGCTTATTGTGATTGCAGTGCTTTTGATCGGTTATATTATCTAA
- a CDS encoding helix-turn-helix transcriptional regulator — protein MQVRIGEVIKMHRGRKGLTQDKLAEILGVSAQAISRWENQMTYPDINLIPAIANFFGISTDELLGMDTLRNEEEISRIHSTVHRAIKSGKVDEAITELRKALKTYPNDYGFMCELAQALTIHKDYEVSKESLDEATRISELILEDCVNDKIRSTTKANLCFVYLHCGKVEAAKQLAGQLPHVWESREMIVPEMSAADFDLNKFKLGITTTLDVVYAKIKALEDDDKTSTSKLLILGQKSFEHVNFDEKMNMITKFMA, from the coding sequence ATGCAAGTAAGAATTGGTGAAGTAATTAAAATGCACAGAGGAAGAAAAGGTTTAACACAGGACAAGCTAGCAGAAATACTAGGAGTGTCGGCGCAAGCGATCAGTCGCTGGGAGAATCAGATGACTTATCCAGATATCAACTTGATACCGGCGATTGCAAATTTCTTTGGTATTTCTACGGATGAGCTCTTAGGTATGGATACACTTAGAAATGAGGAAGAGATCAGTAGAATTCATAGCACTGTTCATAGGGCAATTAAGAGTGGCAAGGTGGATGAAGCCATCACAGAGCTCAGGAAAGCGCTTAAAACTTATCCTAATGATTATGGATTCATGTGTGAGTTAGCTCAGGCATTAACGATCCATAAGGACTATGAGGTATCAAAGGAAAGCTTAGATGAGGCCACGAGAATTTCTGAACTGATTCTTGAGGATTGTGTGAATGACAAAATAAGGAGTACCACAAAGGCGAATCTCTGTTTTGTCTATTTGCACTGTGGCAAGGTAGAAGCCGCAAAGCAATTAGCTGGTCAGTTACCTCATGTATGGGAATCAAGAGAAATGATTGTGCCTGAAATGAGTGCTGCAGATTTTGATCTTAACAAATTCAAGCTAGGAATAACGACAACATTGGATGTCGTTTATGCAAAAATCAAAGCACTAGAGGATGATGACAAGACTTCTACAAGTAAGTTGCTTATTCTGGGTCAAAAGTCATTTGAGCATGTGAACTTCGATGAAAAAATGAATATGATCACAAAATTTATGGCATAA
- a CDS encoding metallophosphoesterase family protein codes for MSQLKMLVLFLLVGFLNNVHSQELAFDSVIHFSFDNQVIIERDVDQTADANESANEDIEDMFSFEELLVGQLKPYRLMLTPGENPSEMINVTFALPQSIDSASVLVLDTQGHLVDTYDAVFVEQLQFAESELLNIFKASLIELKPDTSYTYYLRSGELISQQYQFETVGTKEVILSFFGDIQGYKRSQYDAFRRIYEHMLLESGNPDINLLAGDLVDDGEEDEQWNYLDLAMGDYFDDRLWMTPIGNHDVMGSDENFIHSFNFPDNGIILLEERNYYIDLPNVRIAVIDTESPSLFKEQTAWLNDIMLSEKNKFKIVLMHRSVYPMRYNENYIREFSSVFEALGVDLVLSGHDHIYNRTTVKDEKVVEIDKGVTYLVGGSGSGSKYYKADTSAKRYWKSLYYDENNPVYTVIKATQFQILIRVYAVENDTSLIIDEFVLTK; via the coding sequence ATGAGTCAATTAAAGATGCTTGTGCTGTTTTTACTAGTGGGTTTCTTAAATAATGTCCATAGTCAAGAGTTAGCATTCGATTCGGTCATTCATTTCTCGTTTGACAATCAAGTGATTATTGAAAGGGATGTGGATCAAACTGCTGATGCGAATGAATCCGCTAATGAAGATATAGAAGACATGTTTTCCTTTGAAGAACTGTTAGTAGGACAGTTGAAACCTTATAGGCTAATGCTCACCCCAGGTGAAAATCCATCTGAAATGATCAATGTGACGTTTGCTTTGCCACAATCCATAGACAGCGCGTCAGTACTAGTTTTGGACACGCAAGGGCATCTTGTGGACACTTATGATGCTGTATTTGTAGAGCAACTACAATTTGCTGAATCCGAGTTGTTAAATATTTTCAAAGCGAGCTTAATTGAGCTTAAGCCAGATACCAGCTATACTTACTACCTAAGATCAGGTGAGTTGATCAGTCAGCAATATCAATTTGAAACTGTAGGCACAAAAGAGGTAATCCTATCCTTCTTTGGAGATATCCAAGGCTATAAGCGCAGTCAATACGATGCTTTTAGAAGGATTTACGAGCACATGCTGCTGGAGTCTGGAAACCCAGACATAAACTTATTGGCTGGCGATCTGGTGGATGATGGCGAAGAGGATGAGCAGTGGAACTATTTGGACTTGGCTATGGGTGATTATTTCGATGACAGACTATGGATGACTCCAATTGGCAACCATGATGTAATGGGTTCTGATGAGAATTTCATTCATAGCTTCAACTTTCCTGACAATGGAATAATATTATTAGAGGAAAGAAACTATTATATCGATTTGCCAAATGTGAGAATTGCTGTCATAGATACAGAATCACCTTCACTTTTTAAAGAGCAAACAGCTTGGCTGAATGATATCATGCTAAGTGAAAAAAACAAATTTAAGATTGTATTGATGCATCGAAGTGTGTATCCGATGAGGTACAACGAGAACTACATCAGGGAATTTTCTTCAGTATTTGAAGCTTTGGGAGTTGATTTAGTCTTAAGTGGACATGATCATATTTACAATAGGACTACGGTAAAAGATGAAAAAGTGGTAGAAATCGATAAGGGTGTGACCTATCTTGTTGGCGGAAGTGGTTCTGGATCAAAATATTACAAAGCAGATACCAGTGCAAAGCGATATTGGAAGTCGCTTTACTACGATGAAAACAACCCTGTTTATACAGTGATCAAGGCAACTCAGTTTCAGATTCTGATTCGCGTTTATGCAGTCGAAAATGACACCTCGCTAATAATCGACGAATTTGTGTTGACTAAGTGA
- a CDS encoding GNAT family N-acetyltransferase — MGYGINDVSSLQELKKSFNLFKVVFKGRPIIDNPEYSFEKWEERMEKYSDLMLFASKEDEVIGLVFGRLMDSDNLTIALLAVDENYRRTGIAKKMIHALEERAKKYHIKTISLGSVESAEKFYVKMGYKGSLLVQSQVHSIDELFSLKTGHKVSFTNIYDGKVSQVCLELDESDRKLQKKYESAFTGCYTQMLFRKIVNYD, encoded by the coding sequence ATGGGTTACGGTATAAATGATGTTTCATCCTTACAAGAACTTAAAAAATCATTCAACCTCTTCAAAGTCGTATTTAAAGGTAGACCAATTATTGATAATCCCGAATACTCCTTTGAAAAGTGGGAAGAACGAATGGAAAAATACAGTGATTTGATGCTGTTTGCGAGTAAGGAAGATGAGGTTATCGGCCTTGTTTTTGGCAGATTGATGGATAGTGATAATTTAACAATCGCACTTTTGGCAGTTGATGAAAACTACAGGCGAACCGGAATCGCTAAAAAAATGATTCATGCGCTTGAAGAAAGAGCAAAAAAATATCATATCAAAACGATAAGTCTTGGTTCAGTCGAATCAGCAGAAAAGTTTTATGTCAAGATGGGCTATAAAGGCTCGCTCTTGGTTCAGTCTCAAGTGCACAGCATTGATGAATTGTTTTCACTGAAAACAGGTCATAAAGTATCCTTTACTAATATCTATGATGGTAAAGTCAGTCAAGTATGCCTAGAACTCGATGAATCCGATAGGAAGCTGCAAAAGAAATATGAATCCGCCTTTACTGGTTGCTACACTCAAATGCTTTTTAGAAAAATCGTTAATTATGATTAA
- a CDS encoding DMT family transporter, with the protein MGYETMIQTKKDSGVKFKAIGLAILAALLYGVSSPVAKLLLRELPPVLMAALLYLGAGFGMAGVNAYIELRKKERFEAQITKNETKYILWMIVLDIAAPILLMFGLSKTTAANASLLNNFEIVATSLIALFIFKETVGRRMWFAITLITISSIILSVSDFSSLSFSLGSIFVLLACIFWGLENNCTRMLSLKDPLQIVVIKGLGSGTGSALICFYLKAYSNNWLYIAIALLLGFVTYGLGIFLYIRAQRDLGAARTSAYYATAPFIGVLISFLVLHEPITKSFLIALAIMLLGTYFAVSEDHKHKHAHNYERHEHKHRHDDGHHMHMHDEDITFEHSHEHTHDLMEHKHAHTPDLHHRHMH; encoded by the coding sequence ATGGGATATGAAACAATGATACAGACAAAGAAAGACAGTGGTGTCAAGTTCAAAGCGATAGGACTTGCGATATTGGCTGCGCTCTTATATGGTGTCAGTTCACCAGTGGCAAAACTTCTTTTGAGAGAACTACCACCTGTACTTATGGCCGCTCTTTTATATTTAGGTGCGGGTTTTGGAATGGCAGGTGTCAATGCCTATATCGAATTGAGAAAAAAGGAACGATTCGAAGCCCAAATCACAAAAAATGAAACTAAGTATATTCTTTGGATGATAGTTCTTGATATTGCAGCACCAATTCTTTTGATGTTTGGATTGTCCAAGACAACAGCCGCGAACGCATCGTTACTTAATAATTTTGAGATTGTTGCGACTTCTTTGATTGCGCTATTTATTTTCAAGGAAACAGTAGGTCGTAGAATGTGGTTTGCGATTACACTTATTACTATTTCGAGCATAATCTTGTCAGTGAGTGATTTTAGCAGTCTGTCCTTTTCTCTTGGCTCCATTTTTGTATTACTGGCTTGCATATTTTGGGGTTTAGAAAACAACTGCACAAGAATGCTATCTTTAAAGGACCCTTTGCAAATTGTGGTCATCAAGGGATTGGGTTCTGGAACCGGTTCTGCACTGATTTGTTTTTATCTTAAGGCATACAGTAATAATTGGTTGTACATAGCGATTGCCTTGCTTCTAGGGTTTGTGACATATGGACTGGGTATCTTTCTTTATATCAGGGCGCAAAGGGACCTTGGAGCAGCAAGAACAAGCGCATACTATGCGACAGCACCATTTATAGGAGTGCTGATTTCGTTTCTTGTCCTTCATGAACCGATCACAAAATCATTCCTAATCGCACTTGCAATCATGCTGCTGGGTACTTATTTCGCCGTATCGGAAGATCACAAGCACAAACATGCCCATAATTACGAGCGGCATGAGCATAAACATAGGCATGACGATGGGCACCACATGCATATGCACGATGAGGATATCACGTTTGAACATTCTCATGAACACACCCATGATCTAATGGAGCACAAGCATGCCCATACACCCGACTTGCATCATCGACACATGCATTGA